In Schlegelella aquatica, one DNA window encodes the following:
- a CDS encoding bifunctional glycoside hydrolase 114/ polysaccharide deacetylase family protein produces the protein MNRRDFLWQLPGWTGLGVRGLSPALFPALSAASTAASRAPGAATPPGPPAVAFFYGAEPPLDELRLFDWVVLEPGHALAARADVAASLAPHGLAFAYVSLGEVHPGRDYAESLPPAWVRRRNEAWGSWVIDQTAPGWTEFFLDRVVAPLWKQGFRAFFLDTLDSYQLVATSDAERQAQAAALRHTLGALVQRFPGVRLMLNRGFELVDAELGRHVVAVAAESLYQRYDAATGRYEAVPPADRRWLLDRFANMRRLGLPGIAIDYVPPGARDLARETARRIATDGLIPWVADPALETLGVGSVEVVPRKVLLLHDPVDAQHLRLKQRSAHLYGALPLEYLGLVPEYREVTAAPPPRALTGRYAGVVLYLDDVSMGDAAQDLIARARRENVPVVVLGQVPLELLRTLGAELVDGRLQAPVRVQRAVGTPPAEVLPRVLPDETSLLNAGPGARVWLWAEDGAGQRMDAAAITPWGGYALPGFGVYGLPGGGGARWAIDLIEFLRQALRLGDDPMPDVTTCVGRRAFFVHFDGDGWLNRCNLPGTPTAGEYLVREYLMRYRVPVTVSLIVGEVSEQGVYGSQAGLAQEWARKALALPHAQAGSHTWSHPFHWGEAAGLDTAGRELQYGVHLQLPGYEFDLRTETAGSKAWIEERLCPPGKPVEMLLWSGNCNPPAEALRLAREAGMGTINGGGGPLTRARPTLTALWPMGISKQREYQVYAPASNEMDYTGDWQPPYTGYEHVVDTFVMTDLPRRLKPVNIYFHPYLVTQPAGAKALHEVFRWALAQPLHPVTARRYHDTVHAWRSAAVGRLLEGGWRLASGRPLAQWRQPVAAPAPSVASSDGLAGWNEHGGLRYLHLTAEDARIRPGPAVARLVDANAEIVAFERLPGGGWRARLRGHVPAEARIEVPPGWQVAGSGTLRRQGSEVLVRSETTALEVQCRPG, from the coding sequence ATGAATCGACGCGACTTCCTGTGGCAGCTGCCCGGGTGGACCGGGCTGGGTGTCCGGGGCCTCTCGCCGGCGCTCTTTCCCGCACTGTCGGCCGCCTCCACCGCCGCTTCCCGCGCACCGGGGGCAGCAACGCCCCCCGGGCCGCCCGCGGTGGCGTTCTTCTATGGCGCCGAGCCGCCCCTGGATGAGCTGCGGCTCTTCGACTGGGTCGTGCTCGAGCCGGGTCACGCGCTCGCCGCGCGGGCCGACGTCGCGGCCTCGCTGGCACCGCACGGTCTGGCGTTCGCCTATGTCTCGCTAGGCGAGGTGCACCCTGGACGCGACTACGCGGAGTCCCTCCCGCCGGCCTGGGTCCGCCGGCGCAACGAAGCCTGGGGCTCCTGGGTCATCGACCAAACTGCGCCGGGCTGGACGGAGTTCTTCCTCGACCGCGTCGTCGCCCCGCTTTGGAAGCAGGGCTTTCGCGCGTTCTTCCTCGACACGCTGGACTCCTATCAGCTCGTGGCCACCAGCGACGCCGAGCGCCAAGCGCAGGCCGCCGCCCTGCGGCACACGCTGGGCGCGCTCGTGCAGCGCTTCCCCGGGGTGCGGCTGATGCTCAACCGAGGCTTCGAGCTGGTGGACGCCGAATTGGGGCGCCATGTGGTGGCGGTGGCGGCCGAGTCGCTGTACCAGCGGTACGACGCGGCGACCGGCCGCTACGAAGCGGTGCCGCCAGCCGACCGTCGATGGCTGCTGGACCGCTTCGCCAACATGCGCCGGCTCGGGTTGCCCGGCATTGCGATCGACTACGTGCCGCCGGGCGCCCGCGACTTGGCGCGCGAGACGGCCCGTCGCATCGCGACGGACGGGCTCATTCCCTGGGTGGCCGACCCGGCGCTGGAGACGCTCGGCGTTGGCAGCGTGGAAGTCGTTCCACGCAAGGTGCTGCTGCTGCACGACCCGGTCGATGCACAGCACCTGAGGCTCAAACAGCGTTCGGCGCACCTCTACGGCGCCCTGCCCCTGGAGTACCTGGGCCTGGTGCCCGAGTACCGCGAGGTGACGGCCGCACCGCCGCCGCGGGCGCTCACCGGCCGGTATGCGGGCGTGGTGCTCTACCTCGACGATGTCTCGATGGGCGATGCCGCGCAGGATCTGATCGCGCGGGCCCGGCGCGAGAACGTGCCGGTGGTGGTGCTCGGCCAAGTGCCGCTGGAACTCCTGCGCACGCTGGGTGCCGAGCTCGTGGACGGCCGGCTCCAGGCCCCGGTGCGTGTGCAGCGGGCCGTCGGCACGCCGCCTGCCGAAGTGCTGCCGCGTGTGCTGCCCGACGAGACCTCCTTGCTGAACGCCGGCCCCGGTGCGCGGGTGTGGCTGTGGGCGGAGGACGGCGCGGGGCAACGCATGGACGCTGCCGCCATCACCCCGTGGGGCGGCTATGCACTGCCCGGCTTCGGAGTCTATGGGCTGCCGGGCGGCGGCGGCGCGCGCTGGGCGATCGACCTGATCGAGTTCTTGCGCCAGGCGCTGCGGCTGGGCGACGACCCGATGCCCGATGTGACGACATGCGTCGGGCGGCGCGCGTTCTTCGTGCATTTCGACGGCGATGGTTGGCTCAACCGTTGCAATCTTCCCGGCACGCCGACCGCGGGCGAGTACCTGGTGCGCGAGTACCTGATGCGCTACCGCGTGCCGGTGACCGTCTCGCTCATCGTGGGCGAGGTGAGCGAACAGGGCGTCTATGGATCACAGGCGGGTCTCGCCCAGGAATGGGCGCGCAAGGCTCTGGCCCTGCCCCACGCCCAGGCCGGCAGCCACACTTGGTCGCACCCGTTCCACTGGGGCGAAGCGGCTGGCTTGGACACCGCTGGGCGTGAACTGCAATACGGCGTGCACCTGCAGTTGCCGGGCTACGAGTTCGACCTGCGCACCGAGACCGCCGGCTCGAAGGCCTGGATCGAGGAGCGCCTCTGTCCGCCCGGCAAGCCCGTAGAGATGCTGCTGTGGTCGGGCAACTGCAACCCGCCCGCCGAGGCCCTCCGGCTGGCGCGCGAGGCCGGCATGGGCACGATCAACGGCGGGGGCGGCCCCCTGACGCGTGCCCGACCAACCCTCACCGCGCTGTGGCCCATGGGCATCTCCAAGCAGCGGGAGTACCAGGTGTACGCGCCGGCCTCCAACGAGATGGATTACACCGGTGACTGGCAGCCGCCCTATACGGGGTACGAGCATGTGGTCGACACCTTCGTCATGACCGACCTGCCGCGCCGGCTCAAACCGGTGAACATCTACTTCCATCCCTACCTGGTCACCCAGCCCGCCGGGGCGAAAGCGCTGCACGAGGTCTTTCGGTGGGCGCTCGCGCAACCGCTGCACCCGGTGACGGCGCGCCGCTACCACGACACGGTGCATGCCTGGCGCAGCGCGGCCGTCGGCCGACTGCTCGAAGGCGGCTGGCGCCTCGCCAGCGGGCGCCCGCTGGCGCAGTGGCGACAACCGGTGGCCGCCCCTGCGCCGTCAGTGGCCAGCAGCGACGGGCTCGCCGGCTGGAACGAGCACGGCGGGCTGCGTTACTTGCACCTCACGGCCGAGGACGCTCGCATCCGCCCGGGGCCGGCAGTCGCGCGCCTGGTCGACGCCAACGCGGAGATCGTCGCTTTCGAGCGCCTGCCCGGCGGCGGGTGGCGCGCGCGCTTGCGAGGCCACGTGCCCGCCGAGGCGCGCATCGAGGTCCCTCCCGGATGGCAGGTGGCGGGCTCCGGCACCCTGCGACGCCAGGGCTCCGAGGTCCTGGTGCGCAGCGAGACCACCGCACTCGAGGTGCAATGCCGCCCGGGTTGA
- a CDS encoding ABC transporter ATP-binding protein, translated as MQLVLERIEKQVGAQTHLYPMDLALQPGVVTVLLGATQAGKTSLMRLMAGLDQPTRGRVQVDGLDVTGVPVRERNVAMVYQQFINYPSMTVFDNIASPLKLRGERKVTERVRALAAKLHIEPFLERYPAELSGGQQQRVALARALAKAAPLVLLDEPLVNLDYKLREELREELTHLFSSGDSTVVYATTEPTEALLLGGYTAVLDAGELLQYGPTAEVFHRPQSLRVARAFSDPPMNLIAGEAAHLGVRLPAGVEVSVPLPAAGSRSVTLGVRASALRVDRREGDVAVPGTVELAEISGSDTFVHVVTPIGELVAQLTGVHEFDLGSTLTLYLSPSQVYVFDESERLVVAPARARAFSASEG; from the coding sequence ATGCAGTTGGTGCTGGAACGCATCGAGAAGCAGGTGGGCGCGCAGACCCACCTGTACCCGATGGATCTGGCCTTGCAGCCCGGTGTGGTCACCGTGCTGCTCGGCGCCACTCAGGCGGGCAAGACCAGCCTCATGCGCCTGATGGCCGGGTTGGACCAGCCCACGCGCGGTCGCGTGCAGGTGGACGGCCTCGACGTCACCGGCGTGCCGGTGCGCGAGCGCAACGTCGCGATGGTCTATCAGCAGTTCATCAACTACCCGTCCATGACGGTGTTCGACAACATCGCCTCGCCGCTGAAGCTGCGCGGCGAGCGCAAGGTGACCGAGCGCGTGCGAGCGCTTGCCGCCAAGCTGCACATCGAGCCCTTCCTCGAACGCTACCCGGCCGAGCTCTCCGGCGGGCAACAGCAGCGCGTGGCCTTGGCGCGGGCTCTCGCCAAGGCCGCGCCCCTCGTGCTGCTGGACGAGCCTCTGGTCAACCTGGACTACAAGCTGCGCGAGGAATTGCGCGAGGAACTCACGCATCTCTTTTCGAGCGGCGACTCGACCGTCGTCTATGCCACCACCGAGCCGACCGAGGCGCTCCTGCTGGGCGGCTACACCGCGGTGCTCGATGCGGGCGAGCTGCTCCAGTACGGCCCCACGGCCGAGGTCTTCCACCGCCCGCAGTCTCTGCGCGTCGCCCGGGCCTTCAGCGACCCGCCGATGAACCTCATCGCCGGCGAGGCCGCCCACCTGGGCGTGCGCCTGCCGGCCGGTGTGGAGGTGTCGGTGCCGCTGCCGGCCGCCGGCAGCCGCAGCGTCACCCTCGGGGTGCGCGCCAGCGCCCTGCGAGTGGACCGCCGCGAGGGCGACGTCGCCGTGCCCGGCACGGTGGAGCTGGCCGAGATCTCCGGCTCCGACACCTTCGTGCACGTGGTCACCCCGATCGGGGAACTGGTCGCTCAGCTCACCGGCGTGCACGAGTTCGACCTGGGCAGCACGCTGACGCTGTACCTGTCGCCTTCTCAGGTGTACGTCTTCGACGAGAGCGAGCGCCTGGTCGTCGCGCCGGCGCGCGCACGGGCCTTCAGCGCGAGCGAGGGGTGA
- a CDS encoding ABC transporter ATP-binding protein, producing MARIDLDLAHSYKPNPQRDEDYALLPLRMSFRDGGAYALLGPSGCGKTTLLNIISGLLRPSQGRVSFDGREVTALSPQARNIAQVFQFPVIYDTMTVAQNLAFPLKNRGVPPQRIEARVGQIAEMLELSADLDRRAAGLSADAKQKISLGRGLVREDVSAVLFDEPLTVIDPHLKWQLRRKLKQIHHELKLTLIYVTHDQVEALTFAEEIVVMTRGRAVQIGSADQLFERPAHTFVGHFIGSPGMNFLPARIEAGHVHVAGHRLLLPPARAGLADAGEVTLGVRPEYVRPTAAQAPGAVPVRVLRAQDIGTSWLLTARAGEGEGAPLLKARVSAEQAPPQEQGLAWWSVLGPHTCFYKNEELIA from the coding sequence ATGGCACGCATCGACCTGGATCTCGCCCATTCCTACAAGCCGAACCCGCAACGCGATGAGGACTACGCGCTGCTGCCGCTGCGCATGAGCTTTCGCGACGGCGGCGCCTACGCGCTGTTGGGCCCCTCCGGCTGCGGCAAGACCACGTTGCTCAACATCATCTCGGGGCTGCTGAGGCCCTCGCAGGGCCGGGTCTCGTTCGACGGGCGGGAGGTGACCGCGCTCTCGCCTCAGGCACGCAACATCGCGCAGGTGTTCCAGTTCCCGGTCATCTACGACACGATGACCGTCGCCCAGAACCTGGCCTTTCCGCTCAAGAACCGGGGCGTGCCGCCGCAGCGCATCGAGGCGCGCGTCGGACAGATCGCCGAGATGCTGGAGCTGTCCGCGGATCTCGACCGGCGCGCCGCCGGGCTGTCGGCCGATGCGAAGCAAAAGATCTCGCTCGGCCGCGGCCTCGTGCGCGAGGACGTCTCGGCGGTGCTCTTCGACGAGCCGCTGACCGTGATCGACCCGCACCTCAAGTGGCAGTTGCGGCGCAAGCTCAAACAGATCCACCACGAACTCAAGCTCACGCTCATCTACGTCACGCACGACCAGGTCGAGGCGCTCACCTTCGCGGAGGAGATCGTCGTGATGACGCGCGGGCGTGCGGTGCAGATCGGCTCGGCCGACCAGCTCTTCGAGCGGCCCGCCCACACCTTCGTCGGTCACTTCATCGGCTCGCCGGGCATGAACTTCCTGCCCGCGCGCATCGAGGCAGGGCACGTGCACGTCGCAGGCCACCGGCTGCTCCTGCCGCCCGCTCGGGCCGGCCTGGCCGACGCAGGCGAGGTCACGCTCGGCGTGCGGCCCGAGTACGTGCGGCCCACCGCAGCGCAGGCGCCGGGCGCGGTGCCGGTGCGCGTCCTGCGCGCGCAGGACATCGGCACCAGCTGGCTGCTCACCGCACGAGCCGGCGAGGGCGAAGGGGCTCCGCTGCTCAAGGCGCGCGTGTCCGCCGAGCAAGCGCCCCCACAGGAGCAGGGCCTCGCATGGTGGTCGGTGTTGGGGCCGCACACCTGCTTCTACAAGAACGAGGAGCTGATCGCGTGA
- a CDS encoding DeoR/GlpR family DNA-binding transcription regulator produces the protein MTPNPRQSQLLEEVRAKGAVSVEALAERFGVTLQTVRRDVKLLAEAGLLARFHGGVRVPTSTVENIAYRQRQSLNAEAKQRIARAVARAVPEGCSLILNIGTTTEAVARELLRHRGLRVITNNLNVAAILTDNPDCEVIVAGGVVRSRDRGIVGEATVDFIRQFKVDIALIGISGIEADGTLRDYDFREVKVSRAIIEHARQVWLCADHSKFNRPAMVELAHVSELDMLFTDAPPPEPYPRLLADAGVLCEVAA, from the coding sequence ATGACGCCCAACCCACGACAGTCGCAATTGCTGGAGGAAGTACGCGCCAAGGGCGCGGTCTCGGTGGAGGCGTTGGCCGAAAGGTTCGGTGTGACGCTGCAGACCGTGCGGCGCGATGTGAAGCTGCTCGCCGAGGCAGGGCTCCTCGCGCGTTTTCACGGCGGCGTGCGCGTGCCGACTTCCACGGTCGAGAACATCGCCTACCGCCAGCGGCAAAGCCTGAACGCCGAAGCCAAACAGCGCATCGCGCGGGCGGTGGCGCGCGCCGTGCCCGAGGGCTGCTCGCTCATCCTCAACATCGGCACCACGACCGAGGCGGTCGCGCGTGAGCTGCTGCGGCATCGGGGCCTGCGCGTCATCACGAACAATCTGAACGTCGCGGCCATCCTCACCGACAACCCCGACTGCGAGGTCATCGTGGCCGGCGGTGTCGTACGCTCGCGCGACCGCGGCATCGTCGGCGAAGCCACGGTGGACTTCATCCGGCAGTTCAAGGTCGACATCGCGCTGATCGGCATCTCGGGCATCGAGGCCGACGGCACGCTGCGCGACTACGACTTCCGCGAGGTGAAGGTCTCGCGCGCGATCATCGAGCACGCCCGCCAGGTGTGGCTGTGTGCCGACCACAGCAAGTTCAACCGTCCCGCGATGGTCGAGCTCGCCCACGTGAGCGAGCTCGACATGCTGTTCACCGACGCCCCGCCTCCGGAGCCCTACCCGCGTCTGCTGGCCGACGCGGGCGTGCTGTGCGAAGTGGCGGCCTGA
- the glpD gene encoding glycerol-3-phosphate dehydrogenase translates to MKPSDPTAASRPRVAVPATPHGQPLQCDVLIVGGGINGCGIARDLSGRGLGIVLCEKDDLAQHTSSSSTKLIHGGLRYLEHYEFSLVRKALQEREVLLKSAPHIMWPLRFVMPHDRSLRPVWMIRAGLFLYDHLARREVLPASQTVDLRRHPAGTPLKAAYTRGFVYSDGWVDDARLVVLNALDAQARGAAILTRTRCVEARRGPAGWEATLVDVEGRRRAVQARALVNAAGPWAEQFLREHAHQRGTKALRLVKGSHIVVRRLFDHPYAYIFQNPDKRIIFAIPYEGAYTLIGTTDVEHLGPIGQAHIDDGEIAYLCEQASRYFARPVRPEDVVWTYAGVRPLLDDASGDPSAVTRDYLLELDTTGGAPLLSVWGGKITTFRKLAEEAADLLGPALGVRTPGWTEGAFLPGGDLSAYIGAPQRPDQDFERFDAELARRHPWLAPAMRRRWARAYGARVGLLIGDARGPADLGEEVAPGLPEAELEYLVREEWALSADDVLWRRSKLGLHLEPPQREAVERWMAARLDPVHGGLTESPAP, encoded by the coding sequence GTGAAGCCATCGGACCCTACTGCCGCGTCCCGCCCGCGCGTCGCCGTCCCGGCCACGCCGCACGGGCAACCGCTGCAATGCGACGTCTTGATCGTCGGCGGCGGCATCAACGGCTGCGGCATCGCACGCGACCTCTCGGGCCGGGGTCTCGGCATCGTGCTGTGCGAGAAGGACGATCTCGCGCAGCACACGTCGTCGTCGTCGACCAAGCTGATCCACGGCGGGCTGCGCTACCTGGAACATTACGAGTTCTCGCTCGTGCGCAAGGCCCTGCAGGAGCGCGAGGTGCTGCTCAAGAGCGCCCCGCACATCATGTGGCCGCTGCGCTTCGTCATGCCGCACGACCGCTCGCTGCGGCCAGTGTGGATGATCCGCGCCGGGCTGTTCCTTTACGACCATCTCGCCCGGCGCGAGGTGCTGCCCGCGTCGCAGACGGTCGATCTGCGACGTCACCCGGCCGGCACCCCGTTGAAGGCCGCCTACACGCGCGGCTTCGTCTATTCCGACGGATGGGTGGACGACGCGCGCCTCGTCGTGCTCAACGCGCTCGATGCGCAGGCGCGTGGCGCGGCCATCCTCACCCGCACCCGTTGCGTCGAGGCGCGCCGCGGGCCCGCCGGCTGGGAGGCCACCCTCGTCGACGTCGAGGGGCGCCGGCGCGCCGTGCAGGCACGTGCGCTCGTCAACGCCGCCGGCCCCTGGGCCGAGCAGTTCCTGCGCGAGCATGCGCATCAGCGCGGCACCAAGGCGCTGCGGCTGGTCAAGGGCAGTCACATCGTCGTGCGGCGTCTGTTCGACCACCCGTACGCCTACATCTTCCAGAACCCCGACAAGCGCATCATCTTCGCCATCCCCTACGAGGGCGCCTACACGCTGATCGGCACCACCGATGTCGAACACCTGGGGCCCATCGGGCAGGCCCACATCGACGACGGCGAGATCGCCTACCTGTGCGAGCAGGCGAGCCGCTACTTCGCCCGCCCGGTGCGCCCCGAGGACGTCGTGTGGACGTACGCCGGCGTGCGCCCGCTGCTCGACGACGCTTCGGGCGACCCCTCGGCGGTCACGCGCGACTACCTGCTCGAGCTGGACACGACCGGTGGCGCGCCGCTGCTGTCGGTGTGGGGCGGCAAGATCACCACCTTCCGCAAGCTCGCCGAGGAGGCCGCCGACCTGCTCGGCCCCGCACTCGGCGTGCGCACGCCAGGCTGGACGGAAGGCGCGTTCCTGCCGGGCGGCGATCTCTCGGCCTACATCGGCGCGCCGCAGCGGCCCGATCAGGACTTCGAACGCTTCGACGCCGAGCTCGCGCGGCGCCATCCGTGGCTCGCCCCCGCGATGCGGCGTCGGTGGGCCCGGGCCTACGGGGCGCGGGTCGGCCTGTTGATCGGCGACGCTCGCGGGCCGGCCGATCTGGGCGAGGAAGTCGCGCCCGGCCTTCCTGAGGCGGAACTGGAGTACCTGGTGCGCGAGGAATGGGCCCTCAGCGCCGACGACGTGCTGTGGCGCCGCAGCAAGCTCGGCTTGCACCTGGAGCCGCCGCAGCGCGAAGCGGTCGAGCGCTGGATGGCAGCGCGACTGGACCCCGTGCACGGTGGGCTGACCGAGAGCCCCGCGCCCTGA
- the glpK gene encoding glycerol kinase GlpK yields MTYLLALDQGTSSSRSIVFNAQGHVVSMAQREFAQIYPQPGWVEHDPHEIWATQLATAREALAKAGLQGRDIAALGITNQRETTLLWNRRTGEPVHNAIVWQDRRAEPTCAALRDAGLEPLVRERTGLVIDAYFSATKIQWMLDHVPGAREAAERGELAFGTVDTWLVWQLTGGRLHVTDVTNASRTMLFDIHRNEWDDELLAALRIPRSLLPQVHPSAHLYGETLPEWLGAAVNIGGIAGDQQSALFGQTCFRPGLAKNTYGTGCFLLMHTGSHAELSRNGLITTSAAQTTPTREYAQEGSVFIGGAVVQWLRDGLRAIKASSEVERLAESVPDSGGVMFVPAFTGLGAPYWKPQATGTIVGLTRGSGAAHIARAALESIAYQSAALLQAMSRDVQAAGGVPVTELRVDGGACVNNLLMQFQADLLGIPVVRPKVIETTALGAAYLAGLACGVYHSLDELAALWQVERRFLPTMPRGRAEELMHRWEKAVRQATLD; encoded by the coding sequence ATGACCTACCTGCTCGCCCTCGACCAAGGCACCTCCAGCTCGCGCAGCATCGTGTTCAATGCCCAGGGGCACGTCGTCTCGATGGCGCAGCGGGAGTTCGCGCAGATCTACCCGCAGCCCGGCTGGGTCGAGCACGACCCCCACGAGATCTGGGCGACGCAGCTGGCCACCGCGCGCGAAGCGTTGGCCAAGGCGGGGCTGCAGGGGCGCGACATCGCGGCGCTGGGCATCACCAACCAGCGCGAGACCACGCTGCTGTGGAACCGACGCACCGGCGAGCCGGTGCACAACGCGATCGTCTGGCAGGACCGGCGTGCCGAGCCCACCTGCGCAGCCCTGCGCGACGCAGGGCTGGAGCCGCTGGTGCGCGAGCGCACCGGGCTCGTGATCGACGCGTACTTCTCGGCCACCAAGATCCAGTGGATGCTCGATCACGTGCCCGGCGCCCGCGAGGCGGCCGAGCGCGGCGAGCTGGCCTTCGGCACGGTGGACACCTGGCTCGTGTGGCAGCTGACGGGCGGGCGGCTGCACGTGACCGACGTGACCAACGCGTCGCGCACGATGCTCTTCGACATCCACCGCAACGAGTGGGACGACGAGCTGCTCGCCGCCCTGCGCATCCCGAGGAGCCTGTTGCCCCAGGTGCACCCCTCGGCGCACCTGTACGGCGAGACGCTGCCCGAGTGGCTGGGCGCGGCCGTCAACATCGGTGGCATCGCGGGCGACCAGCAAAGCGCCCTCTTCGGCCAGACCTGCTTCCGCCCGGGGCTCGCGAAGAACACCTACGGCACGGGCTGCTTCTTGTTGATGCACACGGGCAGCCATGCCGAGCTCTCCCGCAATGGGCTCATCACGACCTCCGCCGCCCAGACGACGCCGACGCGCGAGTATGCGCAGGAGGGCAGCGTCTTCATCGGCGGGGCGGTGGTGCAATGGCTGCGCGACGGGCTGCGCGCCATCAAGGCGTCCAGCGAAGTGGAGCGCCTGGCCGAGTCGGTGCCGGACTCGGGCGGCGTGATGTTCGTGCCGGCCTTCACGGGCCTCGGCGCCCCGTACTGGAAGCCGCAGGCCACCGGCACCATCGTCGGGCTCACGCGCGGCAGCGGGGCGGCCCACATCGCGCGCGCGGCCCTCGAATCCATCGCCTACCAGAGCGCCGCCTTGCTGCAGGCGATGAGCCGCGACGTCCAGGCCGCCGGCGGCGTGCCGGTCACCGAGCTGCGTGTGGACGGCGGCGCGTGCGTCAACAACCTGCTGATGCAGTTCCAGGCCGATCTTCTCGGCATCCCCGTCGTGCGGCCCAAGGTGATCGAGACGACCGCCCTCGGCGCGGCCTACCTGGCGGGGCTCGCATGCGGCGTCTATCACTCGCTGGACGAACTGGCGGCCCTGTGGCAGGTGGAGCGGCGCTTCCTGCCCACGATGCCGCGCGGGCGCGCCGAGGAGCTGATGCACCGCTGGGAGAAGGCCGTTCGGCAGGCGACGTTGGACTGA